The genomic DNA ATCACGGCATCGCCCTCGATCTCGTCGCCGTAAAAGAGTGCGGCGGCCAAGGCCACGGCTCCTCCGGGTTCTGCCACCAGCTTTAACCGTTGGAAGGCGAGGGCCATGGCGCGCAGGCAATCCTCTTCGGTCACGGCAATGCCTGGACCGCAAAGGCGGTGCAGGATCGGAAATGTCATCTGCCCCGGTGCAGGCGTCAGAATTGCGTCACAGATGTTGCCAGATTGCGTGTTGTTGGTCTCGATATGGCCGGAGTTGAGCGAACGTTTCACATCGTCAAAGCCCTCTGGCTCGCAGGGGCGCGCGCGCAGGCCGGGCGCATCGGCCTCCAGCGCCATCGCGATGCCGGATGTCAGACCACCACCCCCGCAACAGACCAGCACATCGCCCGCCGTCACGCCCATTTCGGTGGCCTGTGCCGCGATTTCGAGGCCTGTGGTGCCCTGACCCGCGATCACCTGAGGGTCGTCATACGGGCGGATCAGGGTCAGGTCGCGCTCGGCCTTTAGCTTGTCACCTATGGCCTCGCGGCTCTCACCGCCCGCGCGATCGTACAGTACCACCTCAGCGCCTAATGCGCGGGTGTTGTCGATTTTCATGCGCGGCGCGTCGGCGGGCATGATGATCACTGCCGGCACGCCATGTTCGCGCGCGGCCAATGCCACGCCCTGCGCATGGTTGCCGCTGGAAAAGGCGATGACGCCTTTGGCGCGTGTTTCGGGATCGAGGGCAGACACCGCAGAGCGTCCGCCGCGATACTTGAAGCTGCCGGTATGTTGCAGGCATTCGGGCTTGACCAACACGCGCCGCCCGGCAATTTCATCAAGAAAGGGTGAGGTGAGCATCGGCGTGCGGCGTGCGTGACCTTCCAGCCGTGTCGCGGCGGCGCGGATCATGTCGATGTTGCTCATGTGGCGTACTCCTTGAGGTGGGCGCGGATCGCATCCAACGCCTCGGTCTCGTCCAGAAATGGGACATGCCCGCGATCGGGCACTGTTGCGACATGCATACTGGGCGCACGTTCTTGCATTTTTGCAAAGGTGTCTGCGCTCAGCAGGTCCGAATTGGCGCCGCGAATGGCGGTCAGAGGTAGTTTGGCCAGCGCGTCAAACAGAGCCCATAAATCAGGGGCAGGGCCGACACCGGCCTGACCGATCAGCGCATCCCGCAAACGCGCATCATAACGCAGTCCAAGGCCGCCGCCGGGTTTCTCATAAAACATCATATCTGCCTGTGCGCGCCAGCGATTGAGGGTCACGCCGGGAAAGGCATCAGCACCGAGCGCGTGCAACGTGGTCGCAACCGCATCCAGATCGGGCGCGTTCGGTTCGTTACCGACATAATCCATGATCCGCTCAATTCCGACGGACGTCACTTCTGGGCCGATGTCGTTCAGGATCACGCCCTTCAGACGCTCTGGTGCCATATACGCCAGTAACATCGCGATCAGGCCGCCGCGTGACGTGCCGATGATCGTAACGCGATCCAGTTTCAGATGATCAAGCAGGGTCAGGACGTCCTGCGCCTCTTGGGCGATGGAATAGGTCATGTAATCTGCAGCGTGGTCCGATTGTCCGCGCCCGCGATAGTCGGGTCGGATCATGCGATACTCGGGCAGGAAAGGCAGCAAAAACCCAAAATCGGCATTGTTGCGGGTAAGGCCCGCAAGACAGAGCACAGAAGGGCCATCTCCAGCGTCCTCGTAATGCAGGTTAAGGCCGTCCTTGGACAGAAATTTGGGCATCAGGCGCCTGCCAGCGCCGGGATGCCGGTCAGATCGGTCAGTATTTGGTCGGGCTTTGCTGGGAGGCGGTCCACGGGTTCAGACGCGCGATTGACCCACGCAGTTGTGAACCCGTAGCTGGCAGCGCCCGCCGCGTCCCAGCCATTGGACGAGACAAAAAGAACCTCTTCGCGGGCGCAACCGAAACAGTTGCCGACCATATCATAAACCACGCTGGCAGGTTTGAAGATGCCCACGTCCTCGACCGAGAGTACATGGTCGAGCAGATCGCCCAGACCTGCCGATTTTACCGCGCCGTCCAGCATGTCGGGTGATCCGTTTGACAGAATTGCGGTGTTGAGACCGGCGCTCTTGAGTGCGCGCAGCATGGCAGGCACTTCGGCGTAGGCTTCCAACTCCCAATAGAGTTGCAGCAGCCGTTCGCGCAGGTCTGCATCGGCGTTCAGTCCTTCGGCCTCCAGCGACCAGTCCAGCCCATCCTGTGTGACCTGCCAGAAATCGGTGTGCTGGTTCGTGATCGCGCGCAGCCATGTGTACTGCAACTGTTTCAGCCGCCAGTTCTGCGCGATCCGGGGCCAGTGTGCAGCGAATGCCGCGCGTCCCGGCTCTGCGGCGGCGATCCGCGCGGCTGCGGCGACATCAAAGAGCGTGCCATAGGCATCGAAAATACAGGTGGTAATAGGCATAAGATCCTCCGGGAGATTAGCGGCAGACTGGCATGGATGGGGCAGGGGGGGAAGGGTGATCTGGATGTGAAAACGCGCTAGAGGCAGGTCCGCCGGGCCGTTTGTTTGCAAACCGGGCAGGCGGGCGTTAGCGTCCATGGCGAATCGCAATCGAGTACCTGCGCGCGGCGCGGCCTCGACAAACCCTGACAACCCGCCGCCCAGTGCGCCGGGTAAAATCCCCCCAAAGACTGGAGACACTATGACCGAAGTTAAATCGGGCGACACCGTCCATATTCATTACACTGGCACGCTTGAGGATGGGTCTGTCTTTGACAGTAGCGACGGGCGTGATCCGCTGAAATTCACTGTCGGATCGGGCCAGATCATTCCCGGTCTCGATACAGCGTTGCCGGGCATGACCCTTGGCGATAAGAAGGTCGTCGAAGTGGCGGCGGACGATGCGTATGGCCAACCCGACCCGGCTGCCCTGCAACAAGTGCCGCGCGAAGGTATCCCGGCAGATATCCCACTTGATCTTGGGACGCAGTTGCAGGTCCAAACTCCCGACGGGCAGGCGATGCCGGTGACCGTTGTCGAAGTGACAGACGACACTGTAACGCTGGATGCCAACCATTTCCTTGCAGGCAAGGATCTGACATTCGCGATCGAGCTCGTTGCGATTGGCTGACCCGTGATGGGTAAGGTGGGTTTCAAACCCACCTTACGTCAAATTTCCAACAGAACCGCGCCCGCACGGCCGGGCGTCATCACCGCGTCCTGGGCGATGGCACATTCGGCCAGCGGGTAGGTGCGCGCGATCTCGGGACGCAACGAACCTGCAATTAGCGCTGCGTGCAGTCGGCTGATTGCGGCTGTGCGGGCTGCTGCCCCCAGAATGTAAATTAACACGATATCGAGGGTGAGCGCCTTGAAGAGGTATGGCCCGAACGGCAATGTCGGCGCCATATCGGCCCCCGATCCATAGGCGCAGATCGTGCCGGATGGTCGCATCACCTCGGGGAGCATCGCCGCGTTCTGGCCGAATTCAACCTCGACCGCGCGATCAACGCCCTCACCGTTCGTCGCTGCGAGAATTTGCGCGGTCAGATCCGGATCGGTGTAATCCAGACAGACATCCGCGCCTGCCTGTGCTGCGCGTTCCAGCCCCGGACCCCGGGCGGTGGCAATGACCCGTGCGCCGCCCCATTTCGCCAGTTGCACCGCGTTGTGACCGACAGCCCCGGCGCCACCGCTGATCAGCAGGGTTTGTCCCGCTACGTCGCCACCGCCAAAGACCGTATGCGCGGCTGTAAGTCCCGGAATGCCCAATGTCGCGCCGATGGCGAGGTCGACGCCCTCGGGCAGTGGCACGGTCTGAGCCTCTGGCAGGCAGATCGTCTCTGCAGCAGTGCCGAAGGGACGCTGCCACTGGCCGTTCCATATCCACACGCGTTGGCCGATCCGTGACGTGTCGACGCCATCGCCCACGGCGTCAATCTCGCCCGAACCATCGGAATGAGGGATGATGCGATCAAATGCCGGTTTGGTTACACCGGGACGCGCGCCCGCGCGAGCCTTGGCATCGGATGGGTTCACACCGGAATGGCTGAGCCGCACGCGCACTTCACCGGGGCCGGGAAGGGGCAGGTCTACGTCACCAAGTTCAAGTACATCAGCCGCAGGGCCGAATCGATCATAAGATATAGCACGCATGTCGGAGCCTCGTGACGCAAGTGTGGCATTGGCCGAGTGTGGCTATCAGACAGAAGCAACACCGAACCCGGCGGGGCAGAACGCCAGAGTTTGGACCATCACGCGCCCATCGTCCAGCGTGATGACGCCCAATTCCGGGGCTTCATGGGCGGGGGCAAATGTATCCCATGTCCAGTCTGGGCGCGGCGGGGGTGCTTGATATAGCACTGACCGCAGGCCGCAATATGCCATACCCTGTATGCTGCCCGCGACCGGCCGATGGATGTGGCCGAAGCACAGTTGCCGGACTGCAGGGGTCGCACGCAGAATACGCAGCAAAGTCTCGCCATTTTCCAACCGCATCGGATCGAGCATGGGCAGGCCCAGTGCCATCGGCGGGTGGTGCATGAATATAATGATCGGCCGACCGTCATCGGGCGCCGCCAGCCGCTCTCGCAGCCAGTCCAATCGTGTCTGACAAAGCACGCCTTTTCCAGAGCCTTCCATCAGGGTATCGAGGCACAGCAGCCGCGCCTGCGGCAGCGCAATTTCATATTGTACGAAATCCGGCATGGCTGTTTCGGGCAGTGGCAGATGCGTGCGCAATAGTGCTCTGGAATCGTGATTTCCGGTCATGGGATGCCACGGCAGGCATAGCCGATCCAACGACTGTCGTAGGGTCGCGTAGTTTTTGGCTGAAGCCGTTTCGACCATATCACCTGAAATAACACATAGGCGGGCATCGCCGTAATGCGCGTTCACATAGTCAATTGCAGCGTCGAGCCGGGCGCGCGGATCATGGCCCAAGACGCGATCAGACGCATCAAAATGAAGATCGGAAAGCCAGACAATGCGCGACGTCGTTGCGGCGTCTGCGCTCACTTGCGTCGCAGTCGGATCACCACATCGACTGATGCGATTTCGACACCTTCAGGGGCGTCGGGCAATCGGGTAATCTGTAACTGATCCGCAGGCGCGTCGCTCAGCCGGTTTTCGTCTTCCCAGAAGAAATGCGGATGGTCATGGGTGTTGGTGTCGAAATAGCTCTTGGTGCCGTCTACCATCACCTCTTGCAACAGTCCGGCACCACAGAAGGCGCGCAGCGTGTTATATACTGTGGCGAGTGAGACGCTCTCTCCCATGCGGCAGACATCGGAAAACAGGCTCTCTGCCGTAACGTGACGATGCTGGCCATCGCCAATCAGCAGTGCCGCCAGCGCCACACGTTGCCGCGTGGGCCGTAGCCCTGCATTGGTTAGCCAGTCTGATCCGCGTTCCAGCGCGCTGTGTAACATCTGAGCCTGCGTTCTTCTTACTGGGGCAATATAGGATGCGGGGCGGGGAGATTTCAAATAAAATCCGCGTTTTGGCCTGCCTGTTTCAGCAGGCAAGGTAGGTGAGGCGGGCTTGCATGCGCGCGCCCTCGGGTGCTAGACGAGACGCAGAGACCAGCGACCAATCAAGAGGGAGCCGTGCGAATGGCCGACTATCCGAGCAGCTTCGGAAAAGACGATTTGTTGAAATGCGCACGGGGCGAGCTTTTTGGTCCCGGAAATGCGCAATTACCTGAGCCACCGATGCTGATGATGGACCGGATTACCGACATCTCGGCGGATGGCGGGGCACACGGCAAGGGGCACGTGCTGGCCGAATTCGATATATCGCCAGACTTATGGTTCTTTGACTGCCATTTTCCCGGCAATCCGATCATGCCGGGTTGTCTGGGCCTTGATGGACTGTGGCAACTGACCGGGTTCAACCTTGGCTGGCGCGGCTGGCAGGGGCGCGGTTATGCGTTGGGCGTGGGCGAGGTGAAGCTGACCGGAATGGTACGACCTGACCGCAAGATGCTGACCTATAAAATTGATTTCACCAAGGCGATCCAGACCCGACGCCTGACCATGGGCGTGGCCGATGGCATCGTCGAGGCCGATGGTGAAGTGATCTACATGGTCAAGGATATGAAAGTCGCGCTGAGCGAGAGCTGAGCAGATATTTCCACGCCAGCCCGCTCTGCACGACCTGTGTCGCCAGCAGGGCGGGTGCCATCATAATTGATGCTTGACGAAAACTCGTTATATCCATAATTCGTGATATATGGATAAAGATGAAACCCTCACTGCTTTCGCAGCCCTTAGTCAATCGACCCGTCTGGACGTGTTCCGCCTGCTGATCAAGGCTGGTGGGGCCGGTATGTCGGCGGGAGAGATCGGCGAAACCCTGAATGTGCGACAGAATACGATGTCGGCAAACTTGGCGATCCTCCTGCGCGCGGGCCTGATCCGCAAGACCCGAGAGGGCCGCAGCATTCGTTATTTCGCCGACATGAACGGACTGCGCGGATTGCTCGCTTTTTTGATGCAGGACTGCTGTGGCGGGCGACCCGATCTGTGCCAACCGGTCATTCAGGAACTGGCCTGTGACTGTTAAAACAGCAATTTTTTGCCCTTCGGGCGACAACACTGAAAGAACGATATGACTGATACATCGCTCCCTGCTGCGGCGGGATTGGGAACCTTTGAACGTTGGTTGTCTGTTTGGGTGGCACTCGCCATCGGTGCCGGGCTGTTGCTGGGCAACCTCATTCCCGGTGTTTTTGGTGCGCTCGCATCTCTAGAGGTGGCATCGGTCAACCTGCCGGTGGCTGTGCTGATCTGGGCGATGGTCTACCCAATGATGGTCGGCGTCGATTTCGGGGCGCTGCGTCAGGTCGGGGACAGACCCAAGGGGCTGGTCGTGACGCTGGTGGTCAACTGGTTGATCAAACCTTTTACCATGGCGGCGCTGGGTGTTTTGTTTTTCGAGTATGTGTTCGCCGGAATGATTCCACCGGACGATGCGCAGGCCTATTTGGCGGGTGTCATCCTGCTGGGGGCTGCGCCCTGTACGGCGATGGTCTTTGTCTGGTCGAATCTGACGCGCGGTGATGCGACCTATACGCTGGTGCAGGTCAGCGTAAATGATGTGATCATGGTCTTTGCCTTTGCGCCGATTGTGGCGTTTTTGCTGGGCGTGACAGATATCGTCGTGCCTTGGGACACGTTGCTGCTGTCGGTGGGCCTCTATGTGATGTTGCCGCTGCTTGCCGGATATGTAACGCGCAAGCGTCTGGTCGCACAGGATGGCGAGCGGGCTGTGGATGCGTTCAAATCCCGTGTGCAGCCGTTTTCGATCATTGGATTGCTGGTGACCGTGGTTTTGCTCTTTGGTTTTCAGGGCGAGGTGATTCTGGATCGTCCGCTGGTCATCGTGCTGATTGCTGTTCCGCTGCTGATCCAGTCCTATGGTATCTTCTTTGTCGCCTACGGCGCGGCGCGGGCGTGGGGCATTCCGTTCAATGTTGCGGCCCCCTGCGCCCTGATCGGCACATCCAATTTCTTTGAATTGGCCGTTGCTGTGGCAATCAGCCTGTTCGGGCTGGGTTCAGGCGCGGCGCTGGCGACCGTTGTGGGCGTTCTGGTGGAGGTGCCG from Roseovarius pelagicus includes the following:
- a CDS encoding phosphodiesterase, translated to MSADAATTSRIVWLSDLHFDASDRVLGHDPRARLDAAIDYVNAHYGDARLCVISGDMVETASAKNYATLRQSLDRLCLPWHPMTGNHDSRALLRTHLPLPETAMPDFVQYEIALPQARLLCLDTLMEGSGKGVLCQTRLDWLRERLAAPDDGRPIIIFMHHPPMALGLPMLDPMRLENGETLLRILRATPAVRQLCFGHIHRPVAGSIQGMAYCGLRSVLYQAPPPRPDWTWDTFAPAHEAPELGVITLDDGRVMVQTLAFCPAGFGVASV
- a CDS encoding alpha/beta fold hydrolase, giving the protein MPKFLSKDGLNLHYEDAGDGPSVLCLAGLTRNNADFGFLLPFLPEYRMIRPDYRGRGQSDHAADYMTYSIAQEAQDVLTLLDHLKLDRVTIIGTSRGGLIAMLLAYMAPERLKGVILNDIGPEVTSVGIERIMDYVGNEPNAPDLDAVATTLHALGADAFPGVTLNRWRAQADMMFYEKPGGGLGLRYDARLRDALIGQAGVGPAPDLWALFDALAKLPLTAIRGANSDLLSADTFAKMQERAPSMHVATVPDRGHVPFLDETEALDAIRAHLKEYAT
- a CDS encoding NADPH:quinone reductase, with protein sequence MRAISYDRFGPAADVLELGDVDLPLPGPGEVRVRLSHSGVNPSDAKARAGARPGVTKPAFDRIIPHSDGSGEIDAVGDGVDTSRIGQRVWIWNGQWQRPFGTAAETICLPEAQTVPLPEGVDLAIGATLGIPGLTAAHTVFGGGDVAGQTLLISGGAGAVGHNAVQLAKWGGARVIATARGPGLERAAQAGADVCLDYTDPDLTAQILAATNGEGVDRAVEVEFGQNAAMLPEVMRPSGTICAYGSGADMAPTLPFGPYLFKALTLDIVLIYILGAAARTAAISRLHAALIAGSLRPEIARTYPLAECAIAQDAVMTPGRAGAVLLEI
- a CDS encoding ArsR/SmtB family transcription factor, which produces MDKDETLTAFAALSQSTRLDVFRLLIKAGGAGMSAGEIGETLNVRQNTMSANLAILLRAGLIRKTREGRSIRYFADMNGLRGLLAFLMQDCCGGRPDLCQPVIQELACDC
- a CDS encoding FKBP-type peptidyl-prolyl cis-trans isomerase; translated protein: MTEVKSGDTVHIHYTGTLEDGSVFDSSDGRDPLKFTVGSGQIIPGLDTALPGMTLGDKKVVEVAADDAYGQPDPAALQQVPREGIPADIPLDLGTQLQVQTPDGQAMPVTVVEVTDDTVTLDANHFLAGKDLTFAIELVAIG
- the fabA gene encoding bifunctional 3-hydroxydecanoyl-ACP dehydratase/trans-2-decenoyl-ACP isomerase — translated: MADYPSSFGKDDLLKCARGELFGPGNAQLPEPPMLMMDRITDISADGGAHGKGHVLAEFDISPDLWFFDCHFPGNPIMPGCLGLDGLWQLTGFNLGWRGWQGRGYALGVGEVKLTGMVRPDRKMLTYKIDFTKAIQTRRLTMGVADGIVEADGEVIYMVKDMKVALSES
- the arsB gene encoding ACR3 family arsenite efflux transporter, with translation MTDTSLPAAAGLGTFERWLSVWVALAIGAGLLLGNLIPGVFGALASLEVASVNLPVAVLIWAMVYPMMVGVDFGALRQVGDRPKGLVVTLVVNWLIKPFTMAALGVLFFEYVFAGMIPPDDAQAYLAGVILLGAAPCTAMVFVWSNLTRGDATYTLVQVSVNDVIMVFAFAPIVAFLLGVTDIVVPWDTLLLSVGLYVMLPLLAGYVTRKRLVAQDGERAVDAFKSRVQPFSIIGLLVTVVLLFGFQGEVILDRPLVIVLIAVPLLIQSYGIFFVAYGAARAWGIPFNVAAPCALIGTSNFFELAVAVAISLFGLGSGAALATVVGVLVEVPVMLSLVAFANRTKHWFPAG
- the irrA gene encoding iron response transcriptional regulator IrrA, with the protein product MLHSALERGSDWLTNAGLRPTRQRVALAALLIGDGQHRHVTAESLFSDVCRMGESVSLATVYNTLRAFCGAGLLQEVMVDGTKSYFDTNTHDHPHFFWEDENRLSDAPADQLQITRLPDAPEGVEIASVDVVIRLRRK
- a CDS encoding threonine ammonia-lyase, yielding MSNIDMIRAAATRLEGHARRTPMLTSPFLDEIAGRRVLVKPECLQHTGSFKYRGGRSAVSALDPETRAKGVIAFSSGNHAQGVALAAREHGVPAVIIMPADAPRMKIDNTRALGAEVVLYDRAGGESREAIGDKLKAERDLTLIRPYDDPQVIAGQGTTGLEIAAQATEMGVTAGDVLVCCGGGGLTSGIAMALEADAPGLRARPCEPEGFDDVKRSLNSGHIETNNTQSGNICDAILTPAPGQMTFPILHRLCGPGIAVTEEDCLRAMALAFQRLKLVAEPGGAVALAAALFYGDEIEGDAVICTISGGNVDADLFQRALATYGGAE
- a CDS encoding haloacid dehalogenase type II, with translation MPITTCIFDAYGTLFDVAAAARIAAAEPGRAAFAAHWPRIAQNWRLKQLQYTWLRAITNQHTDFWQVTQDGLDWSLEAEGLNADADLRERLLQLYWELEAYAEVPAMLRALKSAGLNTAILSNGSPDMLDGAVKSAGLGDLLDHVLSVEDVGIFKPASVVYDMVGNCFGCAREEVLFVSSNGWDAAGAASYGFTTAWVNRASEPVDRLPAKPDQILTDLTGIPALAGA